In a genomic window of Bombina bombina isolate aBomBom1 chromosome 8, aBomBom1.pri, whole genome shotgun sequence:
- the LOC128639221 gene encoding protein LZIC, giving the protein MASRGKTETSKLRQNLEEQLDRLMQQLQDLEECRDELDADEYEETKKETLEQLSEFNDSLKKIMSGNMTLVDELSGMQLAIQAAISQAFKTPEVIRMFAKKQPGQLRTRLSEMDRDLMVGKLGRDIYTQQKGEILTALRKLGEKLTPEDESFLAEHAGAALSQFQKVSEGLGTGDKVLALAGIEVENTRK; this is encoded by the exons ATGGCGTCCAGAGGAAAGACAGAAACCAGCAAACTGAGGCAGAATTTGGAAGAGCAGTTGGATCGGCTAATGCAGCAACTCCAGGATCTGGAAGAGTGCAG AGATGAACTGGATGCTGACGAGTATGAAGAAACAAAGAAGGAAACATTGGAGCAGCTGAGCGAGTTTAATGATTCATTGAAAAAGATCATGTCTGGAAATATGACACTTGTAGATGAGCTCAGCGGGATGCAGCTG gcAATTCAAGCAGCAATCAGCCAAGCGTTTAAGACCCCTGAAGTTATTAGAATGTTTGCAAAGAAACAGCCTGGGCAGCTAAGGACACGACTATCAGAG ATGGACCGGGACTTGATGGTGGGTAAACTGGGGCGAGACATCTACACACAGCAGAAAGGGGAAATTCTCACTGCGTTACGAAAACTAGGAGAGAAG TTGACACCTGAAGATGAATCTTTCCTCGCTGAGCATGCAGGAGCTGCTCTCAGCCAGTTTCAGAAGGTCTCAGAAGGTTTGG GTACAGGTGACAAAGTTCTGGCTCTGGCAGGCATTGAAGTAGAGAATACAAGGAAATGA